From the genome of Nicotiana sylvestris chromosome 2, ASM39365v2, whole genome shotgun sequence, one region includes:
- the LOC104241785 gene encoding uncharacterized protein: MAEEICFFTKDSIIIKPPKKSPALLRMVVVVFTLIFGIYICSICLKQTSTEKTSKYLNIEVIQRPCHNYDIDRSQMPYVHYPKPKTFRRAECACNPVRLFAILSMQRSGSGWFETLLNSHMNVSSNGEIFSVKDRRENASSILRTLETVYNLDFLTSASKNHCSAAVGFKWMLNQGLIQHHKEIVEYFNEKGVSAIFLFRRNLLRRMVSVLSNSYDRYAKLLNGTHKSHVHSPDEAGTLAKYKPEINTTLLITDLKKMEVAAGEALEYFNSTRHMILYYEDIVRNRAKLVDVLKFLRLPEMELSSRQVKIHNGPLREHIKNWDDVNKTLSGTAYERFVQADY, encoded by the exons ATGGCTGAGGAAATTTGTTTCTTTACAAAG GATAGTATCATCATAAAACCTCCCAAGAAATCTCCAGCATTGCTAAGGATGGTTGTAGTAGTGTTCACACTGATTTTTGGTATTTATATATGTTCAATTTGTCTGAAACAAACTAGCACCGAGAAAACAAGTAAATACTTGAACATTGAAGTCATACAAAGGCCTTGCCATAACTATGACATTGATCGATCCCAAATGCCATACGTGCATTATCCCAAGCCGAAAACCTTTAGACG GGCTGAATGTGCCTGTAATCCTGTACGACTCTTTGCCATTCTCTCAATGCAGAGGTCTGGGAGTGGATGGTTCGAGACACTATTGAATAGTCATATGAATGTAAGCTCCAATGGTGAAATATTCTCTGTCAAAGATAGGAGAGAAAATGCTTCTTCAATCCTGAGGACATTGGAGACAGTTTACAATTTGGACTTCTTGACAAGTGCTTCCAAAAATCACTGCTCAGCTGCAGTTGGCTTCAAGTGGATGCTTAATCAG GGGCTGATACAACATCATAAGGAAATTGTTGAATATTTCAATGAAAAAGGTGTTTCTGCTATATTTCTCTTTAGAAGGAATCTACTGCGGCGTATGGTTTCAGTGCTTTCGAACTCCTATGATCGATATGCCAAACTCTTGAATGGAACACACAAGTCTCATGTGCACTCACCTGACGAG GCTGGTACTCTTGCAAAGTATAAACCAGAAATCAACACAACATTGCTGATCACGGATTTAAAGAAAATGGAGGTAGCAGCCGGTGAGGCACTGGAATACTTCAACAGCACTCGGCATATGATTCTGTATTATGAAGATATTGTCAGAAATCGAGCT AAATTGGTAGACGTTCTCAAGTTTCTAAGATTGCCTGAGATGGAATTAAGTAGCCGTCAAGTTAAGATACATAACGGGCCACTGAGGGAACATATCAAGAATTGGGATGATGTGAACAAGACCTTGAGTGGAACAGCCTACGAGAGATTCGTCCAAGCTGACTATTAA